A DNA window from Allokutzneria albata contains the following coding sequences:
- a CDS encoding ABC transporter permease yields the protein MSVLEVLRFAVKGLLANKMRSVLTTLGISIGVAAVILLTAVGNGASKAIENSIAGLGTNLLTVSPMRGGAATAPRPLTVADAEALADKRIAPDIRSVSPVVAAQATATYRGVSHSVGQVIGTRPSYFDATNSAVGSGASFSDSDVTEARKVVVIGQTVAQELFAGDDPLGKQIQLNNIPFTVVGVLAQKGSSGLQNADDTVVAPLTTLQYALTGTGSLSQVVVQAQSADVITAAQNQITAVLNQRHGITGSAASDFRVQNQQQLLSTRTQAVDVFTTLLAAVAGISLLVGGIGITNIMLVTVTERIREIGIRKAIGAPRGAISGQFLAEATLLSMVGGAIGVLVGWLGSRFSFSGIQPEVLPSSVLLAFGVSVLIGLFFGSYPASRAARLRPIEALRHE from the coding sequence ATGAGCGTGCTGGAGGTGCTGCGGTTCGCCGTGAAAGGCTTGCTGGCGAACAAGATGCGGTCGGTGCTGACCACGCTCGGGATCAGCATCGGCGTCGCCGCGGTGATCTTGCTGACCGCGGTGGGCAACGGGGCGTCCAAGGCGATCGAGAACAGCATCGCCGGGCTGGGCACGAACCTGCTCACCGTCTCCCCGATGCGCGGCGGAGCCGCCACCGCACCGAGGCCGCTGACCGTCGCGGACGCGGAGGCTCTGGCGGACAAGCGGATCGCGCCGGACATCCGAAGCGTCTCGCCCGTCGTCGCCGCACAGGCGACCGCGACCTACCGCGGTGTCAGCCACAGCGTGGGGCAGGTCATCGGCACGCGCCCCAGCTACTTCGACGCCACCAACAGTGCGGTCGGCTCGGGAGCGTCGTTCTCCGACAGCGACGTGACCGAGGCGCGCAAGGTCGTGGTGATCGGGCAGACCGTCGCCCAGGAGCTGTTCGCCGGGGACGATCCGCTCGGCAAGCAGATCCAGTTGAACAACATCCCGTTCACCGTGGTGGGAGTGTTGGCGCAGAAGGGATCCAGCGGCCTGCAGAACGCCGACGACACGGTGGTGGCGCCGCTGACCACGCTGCAGTACGCGCTGACCGGGACCGGCAGCCTCAGCCAGGTGGTCGTGCAGGCGCAGTCCGCCGACGTGATCACGGCCGCGCAGAACCAGATCACCGCCGTGCTCAACCAGCGGCACGGCATCACCGGCTCGGCCGCCTCCGACTTCCGCGTGCAGAACCAGCAGCAGCTGCTCAGCACGCGCACGCAGGCGGTGGACGTGTTCACCACGCTGCTCGCCGCCGTCGCGGGGATCTCCCTGCTGGTGGGCGGGATCGGCATCACCAACATCATGCTGGTCACGGTCACCGAGCGGATCCGGGAGATCGGCATCCGCAAGGCCATCGGCGCCCCGCGCGGCGCGATCTCCGGGCAGTTCCTCGCCGAGGCGACGCTGCTGAGCATGGTGGGCGGCGCGATCGGGGTCCTCGTCGGCTGGCTGGGCAGCCGGTTCAGCTTCTCCGGGATCCAGCCGGAGGTGCTGCCGTCCTCGGTGCTGCTGGCCTTCGGCGTGTCCGTCCTCATCGGACTGTTCTTCGGCAGTTACCCGGCGAGCCGGGCGGCCCGGCTGCGCCCGATCGAAGCCCTTCGGCATGAGTGA
- a CDS encoding L,D-transpeptidase, with protein sequence MVGDKGRSRRRWALVALGCAALVMMPVVSACTGGGNEGPGRATEVGEAPKAPAKVALSPTDGAKDVPPGQEVRVAVTDGTLTEVKLTNNEGKAVAGKLSDDKKTWEPAEDLGFSKTYSWAGSAVGTDGKPVALAGSFSTAKQGRMINISPNVVDGQAYGIAMPIGLVFGQDVKDKASVERALKVTTEPATEGSWAWTHNDQVYWRPAEYWKPNTKVTLNARLYGVSFGGNSFGKESITRNFTIGRARITVADNRTHHVIVTENGQQVADYPASLGKEHDRKLVTRNGKYWAMEKHRLKLMTNPAYDYENYPAPWAVRMSWNGEFIHANDSTRGSHGKANVSHGCINLTSARAKEFHDATLIGDPIEVTGAKIDIPTNGSDIWGAPYSNWKALSALAKG encoded by the coding sequence ATGGTGGGGGACAAGGGTCGTTCGCGGCGTCGGTGGGCGCTGGTCGCGCTGGGGTGCGCGGCGCTCGTCATGATGCCGGTGGTCAGCGCGTGCACCGGTGGGGGGAATGAGGGTCCGGGCCGCGCGACCGAGGTGGGAGAGGCGCCCAAGGCCCCGGCGAAGGTCGCGCTCTCGCCCACGGACGGCGCCAAGGACGTGCCGCCCGGCCAGGAGGTCAGGGTCGCCGTCACCGACGGCACGCTGACCGAGGTCAAGCTGACCAACAACGAGGGCAAGGCGGTCGCGGGCAAGCTCTCCGACGACAAGAAGACCTGGGAGCCCGCGGAGGACCTGGGCTTCAGCAAGACCTACAGCTGGGCGGGCAGCGCTGTCGGCACGGACGGCAAGCCGGTGGCGCTGGCGGGCTCGTTCAGCACCGCCAAGCAGGGCCGCATGATCAACATCTCGCCGAACGTGGTCGACGGGCAGGCTTACGGCATCGCCATGCCGATCGGGCTGGTCTTCGGCCAGGACGTGAAGGACAAGGCGTCGGTGGAGCGGGCCCTCAAGGTCACCACCGAGCCCGCCACCGAGGGCTCCTGGGCGTGGACCCACAACGACCAGGTCTACTGGCGTCCCGCCGAGTACTGGAAGCCCAACACCAAGGTCACCCTGAACGCCAGGCTCTACGGCGTCTCCTTCGGCGGCAACTCCTTCGGCAAGGAGAGCATCACCAGGAACTTCACCATCGGCCGTGCGCGCATCACCGTCGCCGACAACCGCACCCACCACGTGATCGTCACCGAGAACGGCCAGCAGGTCGCCGACTACCCGGCCAGCCTGGGCAAGGAGCACGACCGCAAGCTCGTCACCCGCAACGGCAAGTACTGGGCGATGGAGAAGCACCGCCTCAAGCTGATGACCAACCCGGCCTACGACTACGAGAACTACCCGGCACCGTGGGCGGTCCGGATGTCGTGGAACGGCGAGTTCATCCACGCCAACGACAGCACCCGGGGCTCGCACGGCAAGGCCAACGTCTCGCACGGCTGCATCAACCTGACCTCCGCGCGGGCCAAGGAGTTCCACGACGCCACCCTCATCGGCGACCCCATCGAGGTAACCGGCGCCAAGATCGACATCCCGACCAACGGCAGCGACATCTGGGGTGCGCCGTACAGCAACTGGAAGGCCCTCTCCGCGCTCGCCAAGGGCTGA
- a CDS encoding WXG100 family type VII secretion target, with protein sequence MTGPGSFAELNSGGSQKNWFEQMAGRGSSWVGAAQDLADATSPPELAVATVSGRAELLQTIASPGKALADNGLGFLVSLVMSPFIEIVEWAVGDPEQMRATGEGWGKVATWLDQVAEAERRRSAATEAVWVGAAATAFRAQMASFATAVEGLADDVRELKDVLETIADLFDMLVEFVIAVVTELVIGLLVQWLAALAAAWVTAGVSTGVAMSATVARVLNSVAKVGSKVNAMQRKLGPLVKKMEDLLVSARGARGLRKVLEDMNQRRTGGFFESQVVGLVDRASPAGRIFSRAEFTKLDDMGKTVEGSLASTTENRFIKGTTGASALAANISETILTSIVGGTSNGRRAATSAGIAVGSDFAIEKGAEIAYDKVIDPKKSTEERRADQVRGFGLDHPGGTA encoded by the coding sequence GTGACGGGGCCGGGCAGCTTCGCCGAGCTGAACTCCGGCGGGTCGCAGAAGAACTGGTTCGAGCAGATGGCCGGCCGGGGCAGCTCCTGGGTCGGCGCCGCCCAGGACCTCGCCGACGCGACCTCCCCGCCCGAACTGGCGGTCGCCACCGTCTCCGGCCGCGCCGAGCTGTTGCAGACCATCGCCAGCCCGGGCAAGGCGCTCGCCGACAACGGCCTCGGGTTCCTGGTGTCACTGGTGATGAGCCCGTTCATCGAGATCGTGGAGTGGGCCGTCGGGGACCCCGAGCAGATGCGCGCCACCGGCGAGGGCTGGGGCAAGGTCGCCACCTGGCTCGACCAGGTCGCCGAGGCCGAACGGCGCAGGTCCGCCGCGACCGAGGCCGTGTGGGTCGGCGCGGCCGCCACCGCGTTCCGCGCGCAGATGGCCTCCTTCGCCACCGCCGTCGAGGGCCTCGCCGACGACGTCCGCGAGCTCAAGGACGTCCTGGAGACCATCGCCGACCTGTTCGACATGCTGGTGGAGTTCGTCATCGCGGTGGTGACCGAGCTGGTCATCGGCCTGCTCGTGCAGTGGCTCGCCGCACTCGCCGCCGCGTGGGTGACCGCAGGCGTCAGCACCGGTGTCGCGATGAGCGCCACCGTCGCCCGCGTCCTGAACTCAGTGGCCAAGGTCGGCAGCAAGGTCAACGCGATGCAGCGGAAGCTCGGTCCGCTCGTCAAGAAGATGGAGGACTTGCTGGTGAGCGCGCGCGGGGCGCGTGGGCTCCGCAAGGTGCTGGAAGACATGAACCAACGCCGCACTGGCGGGTTCTTCGAGAGCCAGGTCGTCGGCCTCGTCGACCGTGCATCCCCAGCAGGGCGGATCTTCAGCAGGGCCGAGTTCACCAAGCTCGATGACATGGGGAAAACGGTCGAGGGATCTCTCGCCTCCACCACGGAGAACCGCTTCATCAAGGGCACAACCGGAGCATCGGCGCTGGCGGCGAACATCAGCGAGACCATCCTGACCTCGATCGTCGGCGGCACGAGCAATGGTCGCCGGGCCGCGACCAGCGCGGGCATCGCGGTGGGCTCCGACTTCGCCATCGAGAAGGGCGCCGAGATCGCTTACGACAAGGTCATCGACCCGAAGAAGTCCACAGAGGAGCGCCGCGCCGACCAAGTCCGCGGGTTCGGGCTCGACCATCCTGGAGGAACTGCGTGA
- a CDS encoding YbaB/EbfC family nucleoid-associated protein, which produces MGSHQERVEQMLRSFEERVQQISKARDKLRELRGSARSGDGAITVTVSPAGAVLDLRLSPDAMKRSHTALQQDILKTIRLATANAAQQMDTELEPILGEHLAEAKQAMNGTAE; this is translated from the coding sequence ATGGGGAGCCACCAGGAACGCGTCGAGCAGATGCTGCGGTCCTTCGAGGAACGCGTGCAGCAGATCAGCAAGGCCCGGGACAAGCTGCGCGAGCTGCGGGGATCGGCCCGCAGCGGCGACGGTGCGATCACGGTGACCGTCAGCCCCGCAGGCGCCGTGCTCGACCTGCGGCTCAGCCCGGACGCGATGAAGCGCTCGCACACCGCGTTGCAGCAGGACATCCTCAAGACCATCCGGCTCGCCACGGCCAACGCCGCGCAGCAGATGGACACCGAGCTGGAGCCGATCCTCGGCGAGCACCTGGCCGAGGCGAAGCAGGCGATGAACGGGACCGCCGAGTGA
- a CDS encoding DUF5666 domain-containing protein, with product MSTDPEKLLTSELDTDDLTERLAAAGRGTSRLTLTLAAAALAVVSFLGGVAMHSALGGRSSARPAQAQQQPQQQQQPGRGGTAGTIDRIEGDTVYLKARDGQEIKVVLAGQTSVMITQRGSARDLAPGDTVAVQGERAADGTVTARQITEQPAGR from the coding sequence ATGTCCACCGACCCCGAGAAGCTGCTGACCAGCGAACTCGACACCGACGACCTGACCGAGCGGCTCGCGGCGGCCGGTCGGGGCACGAGCAGGCTGACGCTCACCCTGGCCGCCGCGGCGCTCGCCGTCGTGTCCTTCCTCGGCGGCGTCGCCATGCACTCGGCCCTCGGCGGTCGCTCCTCCGCGCGTCCGGCGCAGGCACAGCAACAACCGCAGCAGCAACAGCAGCCCGGGCGCGGCGGCACCGCGGGCACGATCGACCGCATCGAGGGCGACACGGTCTACCTCAAGGCCCGCGACGGCCAGGAGATCAAGGTCGTGCTCGCCGGGCAGACCTCGGTGATGATCACGCAGCGCGGCTCCGCCCGCGACCTCGCTCCCGGAGACACCGTTGCGGTGCAAGGAGAACGGGCCGCCGACGGAACCGTGACCGCGCGTCAGATCACCGAGCAGCCCGCCGGGCGCTAG
- a CDS encoding ATP-binding protein, whose protein sequence is MTELAVDAVADALTADNGGAGLGWSIVDAVVAAHGGSVSVRSEPGEGAAFRVALPLSSGPKS, encoded by the coding sequence TTGACCGAACTGGCCGTCGATGCCGTTGCGGATGCCCTCACCGCGGACAACGGCGGTGCCGGTCTCGGATGGTCCATTGTGGACGCCGTGGTGGCCGCGCACGGGGGCTCGGTGTCCGTCCGGTCGGAGCCGGGAGAGGGCGCCGCGTTCCGGGTCGCCCTACCGCTCAGCTCCGGCCCCAAGTCGTGA
- a CDS encoding ABC transporter ATP-binding protein — translation MTAPVIEITGLRKTYGSGDTAVHALRGVDLTVHRGDYVAIMGASGSGKSTMLNILGCLDVPSGGRYRLDGIDVGSFNETQLSLLRNRKLGFVFQSFNLIPRVSALGNVELPMTYAGLGRKQRRERAEAALQLVGLSERAHHMPNELSGGQQQRVAVARALVNAPALVLADEPTGNLDSKSSSDLLGVLGRLNALGRTIVMITHENDVAAHARRVVRLVDGEIVSDHRQAPL, via the coding sequence ATGACGGCTCCGGTCATCGAGATCACGGGCCTGCGCAAGACCTACGGCAGCGGTGACACCGCCGTGCACGCGCTGCGCGGCGTGGACCTGACCGTGCACCGCGGCGACTACGTGGCGATCATGGGCGCGTCCGGCTCGGGCAAGTCGACGATGCTGAACATCCTCGGCTGCCTCGACGTGCCCAGCGGCGGTCGCTACAGGCTCGACGGCATCGACGTCGGCAGCTTCAACGAGACCCAGTTGTCCTTGCTGCGCAACAGGAAGCTCGGCTTCGTCTTCCAGTCGTTCAACCTCATCCCGCGCGTTTCCGCGCTGGGCAACGTGGAGCTACCGATGACCTACGCGGGGCTCGGCCGCAAACAGCGGCGGGAGCGGGCGGAGGCGGCGTTGCAGCTCGTCGGGCTCAGCGAGCGCGCACACCACATGCCCAACGAGCTGTCCGGCGGCCAGCAGCAACGGGTCGCGGTGGCGAGGGCACTGGTCAACGCGCCCGCACTTGTGCTCGCCGACGAGCCGACCGGCAACCTGGACAGCAAGAGCAGCAGCGATCTCCTAGGCGTCCTCGGCAGGCTCAACGCGCTCGGCAGGACGATCGTGATGATCACGCACGAGAACGACGTCGCCGCGCACGCCCGCCGCGTCGTCCGGCTCGTCGACGGCGAGATCGTCTCCGACCACCGGCAGGCACCGCTATGA
- a CDS encoding glycosyltransferase: MPILVYAPGSRGDVAPFTGLGVRLREAGYEVAIASYDEFGGFVREAGLEFRSIPGDPRGIGATPEGQRWQEGGGGPLGTLRMIKAFRSHLAELNEGILAAGAEGADLLLSNSMAVFTAYHVARELRVPLLATPLQPWVPTADFAPDMLVPFQLGAWGNRAVGRISLLTGEYVMGAKQLGALTTSVMRRELRVINGFSSVVVPPLSDWTEDENGVGFWWPASRPDWEPPAALADFLAAGPPPVYIGFGSREFSDPARLNDLVAHAVKLAGVRAVVQSGWARLELNGDDVLTIGEAPHEWLFPRMAAVIHHCGAGTTAAGLRAGVPAIGVPAITDQPFWAKRLETIGASPGWVPFGELTAERLAALITEAPRHAERARALGELVRAEDGASEVVRRVSRLLG; this comes from the coding sequence ATGCCGATACTTGTCTACGCACCCGGCTCGCGCGGGGACGTCGCTCCCTTCACCGGGCTCGGCGTGCGCCTGCGCGAAGCCGGGTACGAGGTCGCGATCGCGAGCTACGACGAGTTCGGCGGCTTCGTCCGCGAAGCCGGGCTGGAGTTCCGGAGCATCCCCGGCGACCCGCGCGGCATCGGTGCCACCCCGGAGGGCCAGCGGTGGCAGGAGGGCGGCGGTGGGCCTCTGGGCACGCTGCGAATGATCAAGGCGTTCCGCTCGCACCTGGCTGAGCTGAACGAGGGCATCCTCGCCGCGGGCGCCGAGGGTGCGGATCTGCTGCTGTCCAACAGCATGGCGGTCTTCACGGCCTATCACGTCGCGCGGGAGCTGCGTGTTCCCCTGCTCGCGACGCCCTTGCAGCCGTGGGTGCCGACCGCGGACTTCGCGCCGGACATGCTGGTCCCGTTCCAGCTCGGCGCGTGGGGAAACCGCGCCGTCGGTCGGATCTCGCTGCTCACAGGCGAGTACGTGATGGGTGCGAAGCAGCTCGGCGCGCTCACCACGTCCGTCATGCGGCGTGAACTCCGCGTGATCAACGGCTTCAGCTCGGTGGTGGTGCCCCCGCTCAGCGACTGGACCGAGGACGAGAACGGCGTCGGCTTCTGGTGGCCCGCGAGCAGGCCCGACTGGGAACCGCCCGCTGCGTTGGCGGACTTCCTCGCCGCGGGTCCGCCGCCGGTCTACATCGGCTTCGGCAGCCGGGAGTTCTCCGATCCGGCCCGGCTGAACGACCTGGTGGCGCATGCCGTGAAGCTCGCGGGAGTGCGCGCCGTGGTGCAGAGCGGATGGGCTCGCCTGGAACTCAACGGCGATGACGTGCTGACCATCGGCGAGGCCCCGCACGAGTGGTTGTTCCCGCGCATGGCCGCCGTGATCCACCACTGCGGCGCGGGCACGACCGCTGCGGGGCTGCGCGCGGGGGTGCCGGCCATCGGCGTTCCGGCGATCACCGACCAGCCGTTCTGGGCGAAGCGCCTGGAAACCATCGGCGCGAGCCCCGGCTGGGTCCCGTTCGGCGAGCTGACCGCGGAGCGCCTGGCCGCGTTGATCACGGAAGCTCCCCGGCACGCCGAGCGCGCCCGGGCGCTGGGCGAACTGGTGCGGGCCGAGGACGGGGCGAGTGAGGTCGTGCGGCGGGTCAGCCGTCTGCTCGGGTGA
- a CDS encoding winged helix-turn-helix transcriptional regulator, whose translation MTELGAAWTVLADRGDADEETCRKVLQVLSRIGDKWTLLVIGTLRDGTMRFGELHRQVTGISQRMLTLTLRQLERDGLISRTVHPSVPPKVEYTLTELGRTLLGTALQLATWAADHIDEIEANRHDYDAGLTRADG comes from the coding sequence ATGACCGAGCTGGGCGCGGCGTGGACGGTTCTCGCCGATCGGGGCGACGCCGACGAGGAGACCTGCCGCAAGGTCCTCCAAGTGCTCTCGCGGATCGGCGACAAGTGGACGCTGCTGGTGATCGGCACCCTCCGGGACGGCACGATGCGCTTCGGCGAGCTGCACCGGCAGGTCACCGGGATCTCGCAGCGGATGCTGACGCTGACCCTCCGGCAGCTCGAACGCGACGGGCTGATCAGCCGGACCGTGCACCCGTCGGTGCCGCCCAAGGTCGAGTACACGCTCACCGAGCTGGGGCGGACGCTGCTGGGCACCGCGCTCCAGCTGGCGACGTGGGCGGCGGACCACATCGACGAGATCGAGGCGAACCGCCACGACTACGACGCCGGGCTCACCCGAGCAGACGGCTGA
- a CDS encoding DUF6188 family protein codes for MGKLIRLGDRWALPYRGMEITQIRVDNALTLVLSGGALIAIEAEAELSTPDGPVRLRPDRQKVAEALALVGTKLTWEIIFKNGELHLGFDNGYHLTVEPDPGHEAWSATGPGELRVVCSPGGEITTWGRS; via the coding sequence ATGGGCAAGCTGATCCGGCTCGGCGATCGCTGGGCACTGCCGTACCGCGGCATGGAGATCACGCAGATCCGCGTCGACAACGCGCTCACCCTCGTGCTCTCCGGGGGCGCGCTGATCGCGATCGAGGCCGAGGCCGAGCTGTCCACCCCGGACGGCCCGGTCCGGCTGCGGCCCGACCGGCAGAAGGTCGCCGAGGCGCTCGCCCTGGTCGGGACGAAGCTGACCTGGGAGATCATCTTCAAGAACGGCGAGCTGCACCTGGGCTTCGACAACGGCTACCACCTCACCGTCGAGCCGGACCCGGGGCACGAGGCGTGGTCGGCAACGGGGCCCGGTGAGCTGCGCGTGGTGTGCTCGCCGGGCGGCGAGATCACGACTTGGGGCCGGAGCTGA
- a CDS encoding serine hydrolase — protein sequence MRSRVVAAAVALSTAIGPQADAAPVVEIPPGVTTGFAVFDRHTGQMTVQHQATMQFRSASIVKILIALDYLNGRGVGSPVPDIDLALLEPMLRSSDDTAASILWERNGFNAIVHRMAALIGLTETQPPADPNWWGRTAVSAADVVKIYRYLLERAPHSFRDFVLDNLRKATQCATDERDQYFGIPRALPRPWAVKQGWSGYPDPPRDEKCVVTGEGAEVNEIDLRSPALHTSGLVGEGDREIVVVLTLHPEGTTWATAAGRITALTKSVLAASARRAAR from the coding sequence GTGAGGTCCAGAGTGGTCGCGGCGGCAGTCGCGCTGAGCACGGCGATAGGCCCACAGGCGGATGCCGCGCCCGTGGTGGAGATCCCGCCCGGGGTGACGACGGGATTCGCGGTCTTCGACCGGCACACCGGCCAGATGACCGTGCAGCACCAGGCCACGATGCAGTTCCGGTCGGCCTCCATCGTGAAGATCCTGATAGCGCTGGACTACTTGAACGGCAGGGGAGTCGGCTCGCCCGTGCCCGACATCGACCTCGCGCTGCTGGAGCCGATGCTGCGGTCCAGTGATGACACCGCCGCGTCGATCCTCTGGGAGCGCAACGGTTTCAACGCGATCGTGCACCGGATGGCCGCGCTGATCGGCCTCACCGAGACGCAGCCGCCCGCGGACCCGAACTGGTGGGGCCGCACCGCGGTCAGCGCCGCCGACGTCGTCAAGATCTACCGGTACCTGCTGGAGCGGGCACCGCACTCGTTCCGCGATTTCGTCCTCGACAACCTCCGCAAGGCAACGCAGTGCGCGACCGATGAGCGCGACCAGTACTTCGGCATCCCCCGCGCGCTGCCGCGCCCCTGGGCGGTCAAACAGGGCTGGTCGGGCTATCCGGACCCGCCACGCGACGAGAAGTGCGTCGTCACCGGAGAAGGCGCCGAGGTGAACGAGATCGACCTGCGCAGCCCTGCCCTGCACACGTCCGGCCTTGTGGGCGAAGGGGATCGCGAGATCGTCGTCGTGCTGACCCTGCACCCGGAAGGCACGACGTGGGCAACGGCAGCCGGTCGCATCACCGCGCTGACGAAGTCCGTCCTCGCGGCTAGCGCCCGGCGGGCTGCTCGGTGA
- a CDS encoding HD domain-containing protein has product MRDAWVRAVVGRGGNAEKAAASARELLARYGEAHRSYHTEQHVVAMLSDVELLAEDIVLDSFDRDVLTLAICAHDVVYNGKPGEDERASAAWARRRLTDAGVSEDVVDRVEALVLATITHEADGQDALADVLLDVDLAILGAPEEKYDAYVWAVRAEYSHVADDHWRTGRAAVLRSLVERDVLYRTTDARRRWDSAARNNIRRELGSL; this is encoded by the coding sequence GTGCGCGATGCCTGGGTGCGAGCCGTCGTCGGGCGCGGTGGGAACGCAGAGAAAGCGGCTGCCTCGGCACGAGAACTGCTTGCGCGGTATGGCGAAGCGCACCGCAGCTACCACACGGAGCAGCACGTCGTGGCGATGCTCTCCGATGTGGAATTGCTGGCCGAGGACATCGTGCTCGACTCCTTCGACCGTGATGTGCTGACCCTCGCCATTTGCGCGCACGATGTCGTTTACAACGGCAAGCCGGGTGAGGACGAGCGGGCGAGTGCTGCGTGGGCTCGACGCCGTCTCACGGACGCCGGTGTTTCTGAAGACGTTGTTGACCGTGTTGAGGCGCTCGTTCTCGCCACGATCACGCACGAGGCCGACGGCCAGGATGCGCTCGCCGATGTGCTGCTCGACGTGGACTTGGCGATTCTTGGTGCGCCTGAGGAGAAGTACGACGCCTACGTGTGGGCGGTGCGCGCTGAGTACTCGCACGTTGCGGACGACCACTGGCGCACGGGTCGTGCTGCTGTTCTGCGGAGCCTGGTTGAGCGGGACGTTCTCTATCGGACCACTGACGCGCGGCGGCGGTGGGATTCCGCTGCGCGCAACAACATTCGCCGCGAGTTGGGGTCTCTTTAA
- a CDS encoding SDR family NAD(P)-dependent oxidoreductase: MTKTVAVVGVGPGVGLSTARLFGSKGFRVGLIARNEEKLAGYVTELRAEGIDARAHPADIADHARLAAALAEIGEVDVLVFGPNVVDIDELQFPTELTVASVRQQLDVYVLGAITAVRQVLPGMQARGEGTLLFSTGASAAQPVPMLANLGIAMSGLRNYVHTLNAELAPSGIHAGTLTVCVRVEKGAGEADPDAIAARHYAMYTDRDRAEEIIGDLDFIATAVKQLPARRT; this comes from the coding sequence GTGACCAAGACCGTCGCGGTCGTCGGGGTCGGACCGGGCGTCGGGCTCTCCACGGCGAGGCTGTTCGGCAGCAAGGGCTTCCGGGTCGGCCTGATCGCCAGGAACGAGGAGAAGCTGGCCGGCTACGTCACCGAGCTGCGCGCCGAGGGCATCGACGCGCGGGCCCATCCCGCCGACATCGCCGACCACGCGCGCCTCGCCGCCGCGCTCGCGGAGATCGGCGAGGTCGACGTCCTCGTGTTCGGCCCGAACGTGGTCGACATCGACGAGCTGCAGTTCCCCACCGAGCTGACCGTGGCCTCCGTCCGGCAGCAGCTCGACGTCTACGTCCTCGGCGCGATCACCGCCGTGCGCCAGGTGCTGCCGGGGATGCAGGCGCGCGGCGAGGGAACGCTGCTGTTCAGCACGGGCGCCTCCGCCGCCCAGCCGGTCCCGATGCTGGCCAATCTCGGCATCGCCATGTCCGGGCTGCGCAACTACGTGCACACCCTCAACGCCGAGCTGGCGCCGAGCGGCATCCACGCCGGCACGCTCACCGTCTGCGTCCGCGTCGAGAAGGGCGCGGGCGAGGCCGACCCGGACGCGATCGCCGCGCGGCACTACGCCATGTACACCGACCGCGATCGGGCCGAGGAGATCATCGGCGACCTCGACTTCATCGCCACCGCCGTGAAGCAGCTCCCCGCCCGGCGTACCTGA